The following are encoded in a window of Polynucleobacter sp. VK25 genomic DNA:
- a CDS encoding TAXI family TRAP transporter solute-binding subunit, translated as MKLLKVIALSLSFLCASVSAQNISIATGGTGGVYYPMGGGLASVLSTKVPGMSATAEVTGGSVDNLNLIGTGKPYVGFSMADAAKDAQIGEGKFAGKKVDLRTLVVLYPNLMHVVTVDSTGIKSMKDLKGKRISTGAPGSATEVMAFRLLEAAGIDKDKDVKRERLSVAESVNAVKDRKIDAFFWVGGLPTAAVTDLANSPGMKIVMVDTSDEVPLMNKKYGNLYFPTVIPKAMYSGMAKDNKVAAVANILVVNANMPDDQAYKIVKTMFDNKIDLVRTHQEYMNVSLENQKVKSTPIDFHPGALKYFKEKNIKVN; from the coding sequence ATGAAACTACTTAAGGTAATTGCTTTATCACTAAGCTTCCTTTGCGCAAGTGTTAGTGCTCAAAATATTTCTATTGCAACAGGCGGTACAGGTGGTGTTTACTACCCGATGGGTGGTGGCTTAGCTTCTGTCCTATCCACCAAAGTCCCTGGAATGTCTGCCACAGCAGAAGTTACTGGCGGTTCAGTAGATAACTTGAACCTCATTGGCACAGGAAAACCGTATGTTGGCTTTTCGATGGCCGATGCCGCAAAAGATGCTCAGATTGGTGAAGGTAAATTTGCTGGTAAAAAAGTGGATCTTCGTACCCTGGTAGTTCTCTATCCAAACTTGATGCACGTAGTAACAGTCGACTCTACTGGCATCAAATCCATGAAGGATTTAAAAGGTAAGCGCATCAGCACTGGCGCCCCTGGTAGCGCAACGGAAGTAATGGCTTTTCGCTTACTGGAAGCAGCTGGTATTGATAAAGATAAAGATGTAAAGCGCGAGCGCTTAAGCGTTGCTGAATCTGTTAACGCTGTTAAAGACCGTAAGATCGACGCCTTCTTCTGGGTTGGTGGCTTACCGACAGCAGCTGTTACTGATTTAGCTAATAGCCCCGGCATGAAAATTGTTATGGTCGATACCTCCGATGAAGTACCTCTCATGAACAAGAAGTATGGAAATTTATATTTCCCGACAGTGATTCCTAAGGCAATGTATAGCGGTATGGCTAAAGACAATAAAGTGGCTGCCGTTGCAAACATCCTCGTGGTGAATGCCAATATGCCGGATGACCAAGCGTATAAGATTGTCAAAACCATGTTTGACAACAAGATTGATCTAGTACGTACCCATCAGGAATACATGAATGTCAGCTTGGAAAATCAAAAAGTGAAATCAACTCCGATTGATTTTCACCCAGGCGCTTTAAAGTACTTCAAAGAAAAGAACATCAAAGTTAATTAA